Within the Myxococcales bacterium genome, the region TCTGCAATCCTCTACACGTAGTACCGAGGGAGACGGGAGCGGGGAGGCAACGTGGAACACGAAAGACCCGAACAAGACCCAAAGGTAATGCGATTGGCAGAGGCCCTCGAGCTGCCACCAATCGCCGCCGTCGGTCTTCAATCGATGCTGCTTGAGTTTGTCGTCGATGTTCGTGGCACTGAGGATGTTTCGGATGTGTCCAGCGACGATTGGGCACTTGCGCTCCGATGTTCTCGCAAAAGAGTCGCGGCGCTCATTGACGCCTTTGAAGTTGCGGGGTTCCTGCAGCGAAACGGCGATTGTCTACTCGTTTCGGATTGGGATCAAGTGAGCACGGACGATCAAGCGGCATCGTTCCGGCGCTGGCTGAGATCACGTCCGGGTGTAGTTGTTGAGTTCGCCGAGCTGCTTGATCTGCAGGGCGAGTAGCTCGGATAGCCGCTATTTCCTTCCAGACGAGGTCTATTCCGCGGGCTCGATCCACGGTGGTGAGGGGAGGCGGGCCGGTTGCGGCGGCAATGTCTTCAAATTTGCGGCTTGATTTTACTATTCTCCCCGACAGGTGTCGAGCGAGATCAGAATGACATTCGGAATCCCAGGCCGCTCAGCACAGGCGCTATTGAATAGTCCCACAGTCAATAGGATCAACAGAAGACGCAGATGTGATTGATTTTTCATAGTTCGTTGTTTGATGAGAGCGTCCGATCAATCTGCCTCAGTCATCCAGGTCGTTGCACTGAGCTTTGGCTGCACTCCTCTGCGATCAGATCTGCGGGGGAGATCGAAGCGGGTTCAGCCGGGATCTGCAGTGCCTCGGTTAGCGTACCGCTGTTTGCCTTCAAAGCCCGTGTTGTGGAATGCAGTCTCGCTGGAGCAGGTTTGAGCTCCACTTAACATAATTTGTTTATCGGACGTTGGTGAAAACGCGGCTTAAAATACCTATCCGCCTGTGTATGTGGCGGTATTCTTGTGGCTGGTCACTCGGCGCCAGGCGCGTATGGGTACACACCTCCAATCTCGATCGCGACCCGGGCAGCTAACCACTCCGTTCCCGGGTATCTTCCGGAAGGCAGGGGAGGCCCACCCATTGGTTTCGAAGTCGTTGGTATGGTGCTTTGCTCTGGGGATGCTCGGTACCGGGCTTTCGGCAGCGACGGCAGGCGAGAATTCGAGGCCGCTCGCCCGGGAGATCTTCTCCGTTCTCGTCGGGCTTCCGTCCAGCCAGTCGCGCGGTGGATCTGAGCAGGCCGCGAAGTACGCCGCGAAGCTGCTGATCGAGGCTGGCTTCCCCGAGAGGGATGTACGGGTTCTGGGTCCGAGCCCATCGGCAGCGGGGGTGCTCGCGCGCTTCCGCGGTCGAGGCGAGCGAGAGCCTGTGTTGGTGCTGGCGCATCTGGATGTGGTCGAAGCGCTGCGAGAAGACTGGTCCATCGACCCCTACGAGTTGATCGAGAAGGACGGCTACTTCTACGGGCGCGGAACCTCTGACAACAAAGCGGGTGCCGCGGCTCTACTGGCAAACTTCATCAGACTCAAGCGGGAGGGATACGAGCCATCGCGAGATCTGATCATGATGCTCACCGGCGACGAAGAGACGGACATGTTCAGCGTCACGTACTTCATCAACGAGCATCGCGAGGAGATCGACTCGGCATTCGCTCTCAACACCGATGCCGGCGAGATCACGACCGACGACGGTAGACCGCTGGCCTTCGCCATCCAGGCGGCGGAGAAGGTCTACCTGACATTGCGCGTCGAGGTGACCAATCCGGGTGGCCACAGCTCGCTGCCCCGGAGCGACAATGCCATCTACGAGTTGGCGGAAGCTCTCATTCGACTCCAGGCTCACGAATTTCCGGTAAGCCTGAACGAAGTGACCCGCAACTATTTCAAGCAAGCCGCTCGGTTTCACGACCCAGAGACGGCTGCTTCGATGGTTGCGCTGTCCGAGGATCGCGCCACGGCCGACGACATTGCACGCCTCGATTCTCTCGTTGAACTCAAGAGCAGGATGCGCACGACTTGTGTTGCCACGCAGCTCGAGGGTGGGCACGCCGAGAACGCCCTGCCGCAGATGGCAGCGGCCATCGTGAACTGCCGGGTCCTGCCTCAGGAATCGGAAGACGCAGTGGTGGCCACCATACGGCGCGTGCTCGCCAACGACGCCATTCACGTGACGAACGACTACCCCGCCGTCGCCAGCCCTCCCTCACCGCTGACGCCCTCGGTAATGCAGGCGATTACCGGCGTCGCGGCGGAAATGCTTCCGGGCATTCCGGTGATCGCCCATATGAGCGCGGGCGCCACCGACGGCTTGCACCTGCGCAACGCGGGTATTCCCACCTACGGCGTAAGTGCGCTGGGTCAGGATCCAGACGACGTTCGGGCTCACGGACGGGACGAGCGGGTTCGGGTCGAGGATTTCTACCGCTCGGTGGAATACTGGTATCGCCTACTGCGCGCGCTTTAAGCGGGGAGTTCCGCAAGCACGCTCGCGCGACGACTGGTGGGTCTGGCGATCGCCGCTTGAACTCAACCAGAGGCCGCGAATGACGTTGGCCTTTCATTGCCCAGCAGAAGTACTAAATGACAATGTTACGTTGACCGGTTGAGCCGAAGAGAGATTATGTATACCAGGCCTCGCGAGCGAGCTTCGCTCGCTTGCGCTGGCGAGCAAAGCTCGCCCGCGGACCTGCCCCAGCGGGTGCGGAACTCGAAACCATCACGTCCACTGATATCGCCGCCGTCAACCAGTGGGCGCGCGATAACACCATTCCGCATATCTCACTGCCAAACTGATATTCGGCCCCCTTCGGGCCTGGCTCGCTACTTGACAGAACCCTGGGTTATCGTGCCCACGAATCGCTCTGGGCTCCCACGACGCGCCCTGATTCCCGCCGGGCGTCGCCCGCCGGTCACCATT harbors:
- a CDS encoding M20/M25/M40 family metallo-hydrolase, coding for MVSKSLVWCFALGMLGTGLSAATAGENSRPLAREIFSVLVGLPSSQSRGGSEQAAKYAAKLLIEAGFPERDVRVLGPSPSAAGVLARFRGRGEREPVLVLAHLDVVEALREDWSIDPYELIEKDGYFYGRGTSDNKAGAAALLANFIRLKREGYEPSRDLIMMLTGDEETDMFSVTYFINEHREEIDSAFALNTDAGEITTDDGRPLAFAIQAAEKVYLTLRVEVTNPGGHSSLPRSDNAIYELAEALIRLQAHEFPVSLNEVTRNYFKQAARFHDPETAASMVALSEDRATADDIARLDSLVELKSRMRTTCVATQLEGGHAENALPQMAAAIVNCRVLPQESEDAVVATIRRVLANDAIHVTNDYPAVASPPSPLTPSVMQAITGVAAEMLPGIPVIAHMSAGATDGLHLRNAGIPTYGVSALGQDPDDVRAHGRDERVRVEDFYRSVEYWYRLLRAL